A window from Felis catus isolate Fca126 chromosome B1, F.catus_Fca126_mat1.0, whole genome shotgun sequence encodes these proteins:
- the PLPBP gene encoding pyridoxal phosphate homeostasis protein isoform X2, whose product MVIEAYSHGQRTFGENYVQELLEKASNPKILSSCPEIKWHFIGHLQKQNVNKLMAVPNLFMLETVDSVKLADKVNSSWQKKGSPERLKVMVQVNTSGEESKHGLLPSETVAMVEHINAKCPSLEFVGLMTIGSFGHDLSQGPNPDFQALLSLREELCKKLNVPTEQVELSMGMSMDFQHAIEVGSTNVRIGSTIFGERDYSKKPALDKSPADLKAPVEVAQAH is encoded by the exons ATGGTGATTGAAGCCTACAGTCATGGCCAGCGCACTTTCGGGGAGAACTAC GTTCAAGAACTGCTAGAAAAAGCATCAAATCCTAAA attctgtcttcgtGTCCTGAGATCAAATGGCACTTCATTGGCCACCTACAGAAACAAAATGTCAACAAATTGATGG CTGTGCCCAATCTCTTCATGCTGGAAACCGTGGATTCTGTGAAGTTGGCAGACAAAGTGAACAGTTCGTGGCAGAAAAAAGGTTCTCCTGAAAGGTTAAAGGTTATGGTCCAGGTTAACACCAGTGGAGAGGAGA GTAAACATGGCCTTTTGCCTTCAGAGACAGTAGCCATGGTGGAACACATAAATGCCAAGTGCCCCAGCCTGGAGTTCGTGGGGCTGATGACCATAGGAAGCTTTGGACATGATCTTAGTCAAGGACCAAACCCAGATTTCCAG GCGTTACTGTCCCTCCGAGAGGAGCTGTGTAAAAAGCTCAACGTCCCCACTGAGCAGGTTGAGCTGAGTATGGGCATGTCCATGGACTTCCAGCATGCG ATTGAAGTAGGATCTACGAATGTCCGAATAGGAAGCACCATTTTTGGAGAGCGAGATTACTCCAAGAAACCTGCCCTGGACAAGTCCCCGGCTGACCTGAAGGCCCCAGTGGAGGTGGCCCAGGCACACTGA
- the PLPBP gene encoding pyridoxal phosphate homeostasis protein isoform X1: MWRAGSMSAELGVGFALRAVNERVQQAVARRPRDLPAIQPRLVAVSKTKPADMVIEAYSHGQRTFGENYVQELLEKASNPKILSSCPEIKWHFIGHLQKQNVNKLMAVPNLFMLETVDSVKLADKVNSSWQKKGSPERLKVMVQVNTSGEESKHGLLPSETVAMVEHINAKCPSLEFVGLMTIGSFGHDLSQGPNPDFQALLSLREELCKKLNVPTEQVELSMGMSMDFQHAIEVGSTNVRIGSTIFGERDYSKKPALDKSPADLKAPVEVAQAH; encoded by the exons ATGTGGAGAGCTGGCAGCATGTCGGCGGAGCTGGGAGTCGGGTTCGCACTTCGGGCAGTGAACGAGCGCGTGCAGCAGGCGGTGGCGCGGCGGCCGCGG GATCTCCCAGCCATCCAGCCCCGACTAGTAGCAGTCAGCAAAACCAAACCTGCAGATATGGTGATTGAAGCCTACAGTCATGGCCAGCGCACTTTCGGGGAGAACTAC GTTCAAGAACTGCTAGAAAAAGCATCAAATCCTAAA attctgtcttcgtGTCCTGAGATCAAATGGCACTTCATTGGCCACCTACAGAAACAAAATGTCAACAAATTGATGG CTGTGCCCAATCTCTTCATGCTGGAAACCGTGGATTCTGTGAAGTTGGCAGACAAAGTGAACAGTTCGTGGCAGAAAAAAGGTTCTCCTGAAAGGTTAAAGGTTATGGTCCAGGTTAACACCAGTGGAGAGGAGA GTAAACATGGCCTTTTGCCTTCAGAGACAGTAGCCATGGTGGAACACATAAATGCCAAGTGCCCCAGCCTGGAGTTCGTGGGGCTGATGACCATAGGAAGCTTTGGACATGATCTTAGTCAAGGACCAAACCCAGATTTCCAG GCGTTACTGTCCCTCCGAGAGGAGCTGTGTAAAAAGCTCAACGTCCCCACTGAGCAGGTTGAGCTGAGTATGGGCATGTCCATGGACTTCCAGCATGCG ATTGAAGTAGGATCTACGAATGTCCGAATAGGAAGCACCATTTTTGGAGAGCGAGATTACTCCAAGAAACCTGCCCTGGACAAGTCCCCGGCTGACCTGAAGGCCCCAGTGGAGGTGGCCCAGGCACACTGA